From Leptodactylus fuscus isolate aLepFus1 chromosome 11, aLepFus1.hap2, whole genome shotgun sequence, one genomic window encodes:
- the RAP2C gene encoding ras-related protein Rap-2c — translation MREYKVVVLGSGGVGKSALTVQFVTGTFIEKYDPTIEDFYRKEIEVDSSPSVLEILDTAGTEQFASMRDLYIKNGQGFILVYSLVNQQSFQDIKPMRDQIVRVKRYEKVPLILVGNKVDLESEREVMSTEGRSLAQEWGCPFMETSAKSKTMVDELFAEIVRQMNYASLPEKQDQCCTTCTVQ, via the exons ATGAGGGAATATAAAGTGGTGGTGTTGGGCAGCGGAGGGGTTGGGAAATCGGCCCTGACTGTACAGTTTGTGACGGGCACCTTCATTGAGAAGTATGACCCCACCATTGAGGATTTCTACCGCAAGGAGATTGAGGTGGACTCTTCACCGTCTGTGCTGGAGATCCTGGACACCGCCGGCACAGAGCAGTTTGCCTCCATGAGGGATTTGTACATTAAGAACGGGCAGGGCTTCATCTTGGTCTATAGTTTGGTCAATCAGCAATCATTCCAG GATATAAAGCCGATGCGGGACCAAATAGTCAGAGTCAAGAGGTATGAAAAAGTCCCTCTTATTTTAGTCGGGAACAAGGTCGACCTGGAATCCGAACGAGAAGTTATGTCTACAGAGGGCCGCTCTCTGGCTCAGGAGTGGGGCTGTCCGTTTATGGAGACGTCGGCCAAGAGCAAGACAATGGTGGACGAACTGTTTGCAGAGATCGTCAGGCAAATGAACTATGCCTCATTGCCTGAGAAACAGGATCAGTGTTGTACAACGTGCACCGTTCAATGA